The following coding sequences are from one Helicoverpa armigera isolate CAAS_96S chromosome 2, ASM3070526v1, whole genome shotgun sequence window:
- the LOC110375647 gene encoding ubiquitin carboxyl-terminal hydrolase 31 isoform X2, with protein MSTNNLSSVLKSCSESELINEVSDNSMTQKQVEGSRLKRTFTLPRNPFGTTKPGSSKNKSSENESKPASASSTLSEAPKDENGVERKLFRRPSWKRFLNKIAQHMSTVHVKSAPVLMNGERVPCSGDPPWPPGSTPAATGIKNHGNTCYMNAVLQCLSHTDVIAEYFVLEHYKVDLQKRNKINSKKYGTRGEVTEQLAAILKALWACHYTPDMSTAFKSAVERHGTQYRGNSQHDAQEFLFWLLDKVHEDLNTATKKKYKTIKNTCGKPDEVVAAETLANHARRNSSFVQAVFQAQYRSALTCAKCERTSCTFDPFHCVSVQLPSRLATTQPSPLPVNVVYVNQQPRQVRIGVELTPNMTMDELRTTLHNDTGIDRDHIIMAEINEMGWCNARAGWEVAGIDFGALYCMEAPPLLQTPTTPYLLILWVNLLEGERFGSPYAMQVPREISYEDLQKLMLKEMCQVVAERVLENSQGPEIFRARIAEAHRPRDPAYLQPELPHPLFSLDVEQALCAHDKHPHLRLELLWDAAHRDSIIREASESCEVHVSAAGSAAPLTLHACLAHYTRAEHLAQEDAWRCPQCQRYMPVVKTLGLWSLPDILVIHLKRFRQQAKGRTSTKLTAMVEFPLNDFDMTPHLVRRNMQVAESPGHSRSPKRRHSKTPATNPHENMYDLYAICYHHGDDLETGHYTAACKNPYDGHWYKFDDSKVTPVDDENAYSELVDNTAYMLFYKRKKPTVTHSCSSDDHNGHWALRMPKYVKRTTETVNELTEVKEESVIEEVKIEPPANEHDSESDITAPTHSPSLSRSVASLPDDSISEVTSPVKHTVCVTVIHNPVVQSPALQRPLIVEVNGNSRNSANDDTSENENETSVSLEPYIHKDVHVNPKMTPVDTRRPRSVDYPTRSSGATPTTRDTNRNYESSPLVASINEVEYHPTTEDLMLSMFQESKFIVPRHTNHVTGESHRTGDKSAVWKTRIST; from the exons atgtCTACTAATAATTTATCATCAGTTTTAAAGTCTTGTTCAGAAAGTGAGTTGATCAATGAAGTGTCCGATAACAGTATGACACAGAAGCAGGTGGAAGGATCCCGATTAAAACGTACATTTACTCTGCCTCGCAATCCTTTCGGAACTACGAAACCTGGATCCAGCAAAAATAAGAGCAGTGAAAATGAAAGCAAACCAGCAAGTGCCAGTTCCACACTCTCAGAGGCTCCTAAAGACGAGAATGGTGTAGAAAGGAAGTTGTTTAGAAGGCCATCATGGAAAAGATTCCTAAACAAGATAGCGCAACACATGAGCACTGTTCAC GTAAAGTCCGCACCAGTCCTCATGAATGGTGAGCGTGTTCCGTGCAGTGGGGATCCACCATGGCCCCCAGGCTCTACTCCGGCGGCCACTGGCATAAAGAACCATGGCAACACATGCTACATGAATGCTGTCCTACAATGTCTCTCACATACAGATGTTATcgctgaatattttgttttggaacATTACAAA GTGGATCTAcaaaaaaggaataaaataaattctaagaaGTATGGTACTCGGGGTGAGGTAACTGAACAACTGGCAGCGATTTTGAAAGCTCTCTGGGCATGTCACTATACACCCGATATGAGTACTGCTTTTAag AGTGCAGTGGAAAGGCATGGCACACAATATAGGGGAAACAGTCAACATGATGcacaagaatttttattttggctaTTAGATAAAGTTCATGAAGATTTAAATACAGCtactaagaaaaaatataaaacaattaag AATACATGTGGTAAGCCTGATGAAGTGGTTGCAGCTGAAACATTAGCAAATCATGCAAGGAGAAATAGCTCATTTGTACAGGCTGTTTTCCAAGCTCAGTACag gtCAGCACTGACATGTGCAAAATGTGAGCGCACATCATGTACATTTGACCCATTCCATTGTGTGAGTGTGCAGCTACCTTCTCGACTGGCCACCACTCAACCCTCCCCACTACCTGTCAAT GTAGTATATGTGAATCAGCAGCCACGGCAAGTGCGAATAGGTGTGGAATTAACACCAAACATGACCATGGATGAACTGAGGACAACACTACACAATGACACAGGGATTGATAGGGACCACATCATTATGGCAGAAATTAATGAAATGG GTTGGTGCAACGCCCGAGCGGGATGGGAGGTGGCGGGTATAGACTTCGGCGCTCTATACTGCATGGAAGCGCCGCCATTACTGCAGACGCCGACCACTCCCTACCTCCTCATCTTATGGGTCAATTTGCTGGAAGGAGAAAGATTCG GTTCGCCTTACGCCATGCAAGTGCCTCGCGAGATCTCGTACGAGGACTTGCAGAAGCTGATGCTGAAGGAGATGTGCCAGGTGGTCGCCGAGCGAGTGCTGGAGAACTCGCAGGGGCCGGAGATCTTCCGCGCCAGGATCGCTGAGGCGCATCGCCCTAGGGATCCCGCGTATTTGCAGCCAGAG CTTCCGCACCCGTTATTTTCTCTGGACGTAGAGCAGGCGTTGTGCGCTCACGACAAGCATCCTCATCTACGACTCGAACTGCTGTGGGACGCCGCGCATAGGGACAG TATAATCCGCGAGGCTAGCGAGTCGTGCGAGGTGCACGTGTCGGCGGCGGGGTCGGCGGCGCCGCTCACGCTGCACGCGTGCCTCGCGCACTACACGCGCGCCGAGCATCTCGCGCAGGAAGACGCATGGAG aTGTCCCCAGTGTCAGCGGTATATGCCTGTGGTGAAAACTCTGGGTCTGTGGTCACTTCCAGATATTTTAGTAATACATTTAAAGCGGTTTAGACA GCAAGCCAAAGGTCGTACGAGCACAAAGTTAACAGCAATGGTAGAGTTCCCTTTGAACGATTTCGACATGACTCCACATCTCGTTAGGAGGAACATGCAAGTAGCGGAGTCGCCCGGACACTCGCGATCTCCTAAACGACGGCACTCTAAGACGCCCGCCACCAACCCGCACGAGAACATGTACGACCTGTATGCCATCTGCTACCACCACGGCGATGATCTCGAGACTGGGCATTACACGGCAGCTTGTAAGAACCCTTACGACGGCCATTGGTACAAATTCGATGATTCCAAAGTCACACCAGTCGATGATGAAAATGCTTATAGTGAACTAGTTGATAACACGGCTTATATGCTTTTCTATAAGCGCAAAAAACCAACTGTCACACATTCTTGTTCTTCTGACGACCACAACGGTCATTGGGCGTTACGTATGCCTAAATATGTGAAACGAACGACCGAAACTGTAAACGAATTAACGGAGGTGAAGGAAGAGAGCGTTATTGAAGAAGTTAAGATCGAGCCGCCTGCTAACGAGCATGATTCGGAATCTGATATCACAGCTCCAACGCACAGCCCCTCACTGTCCCGAAGTGTTGCCAGTCTTCCCGACGATAGCATTAGTGAAGTGACTTCTCCTGTGAAGCATACCGTGTGTGTGACTGTTATACACAATCCTGTAGTGCAGTCGCCGGCGCTACAGCGGCCACTCATAGTTGAAGTGAACGGGAACAGCAGGAATAGCGCAAATGACGACACTAGCGAAAACGAAAACGAAACGAGCGTGTCACTCGAGCCGTACATACACAAGGATGTTCACGTCAATCCTAAGATGACGCCAGTGGACACGCGGCGGCCGCGCTCCGTGGACTACCCCACGCGGTCCAGCGGCGCCACGCCCACCACCAGGGACACCAACAGGAACTATGAGAGCTCTCCACTTGTAGCTAGCATTAACGAAGTCGAATACCATCCCACCACCGAGGATCTAATGTTGTCCATGTTCCAGGAATCAAAGTTCATTGTTCCTAGGCATACCAACCATGTTACAGGGGAATCTCATAGGACAG GAGACAAGTCTGCCGTTTGGAAAACTCGAATATCTACATGA
- the LOC110375647 gene encoding ubiquitin carboxyl-terminal hydrolase 31 isoform X1 — MSTNNLSSVLKSCSESELINEVSDNSMTQKQVEGSRLKRTFTLPRNPFGTTKPGSSKNKSSENESKPASASSTLSEAPKDENGVERKLFRRPSWKRFLNKIAQHMSTVHVSGVKSAPVLMNGERVPCSGDPPWPPGSTPAATGIKNHGNTCYMNAVLQCLSHTDVIAEYFVLEHYKVDLQKRNKINSKKYGTRGEVTEQLAAILKALWACHYTPDMSTAFKSAVERHGTQYRGNSQHDAQEFLFWLLDKVHEDLNTATKKKYKTIKNTCGKPDEVVAAETLANHARRNSSFVQAVFQAQYRSALTCAKCERTSCTFDPFHCVSVQLPSRLATTQPSPLPVNVVYVNQQPRQVRIGVELTPNMTMDELRTTLHNDTGIDRDHIIMAEINEMGWCNARAGWEVAGIDFGALYCMEAPPLLQTPTTPYLLILWVNLLEGERFGSPYAMQVPREISYEDLQKLMLKEMCQVVAERVLENSQGPEIFRARIAEAHRPRDPAYLQPELPHPLFSLDVEQALCAHDKHPHLRLELLWDAAHRDSIIREASESCEVHVSAAGSAAPLTLHACLAHYTRAEHLAQEDAWRCPQCQRYMPVVKTLGLWSLPDILVIHLKRFRQQAKGRTSTKLTAMVEFPLNDFDMTPHLVRRNMQVAESPGHSRSPKRRHSKTPATNPHENMYDLYAICYHHGDDLETGHYTAACKNPYDGHWYKFDDSKVTPVDDENAYSELVDNTAYMLFYKRKKPTVTHSCSSDDHNGHWALRMPKYVKRTTETVNELTEVKEESVIEEVKIEPPANEHDSESDITAPTHSPSLSRSVASLPDDSISEVTSPVKHTVCVTVIHNPVVQSPALQRPLIVEVNGNSRNSANDDTSENENETSVSLEPYIHKDVHVNPKMTPVDTRRPRSVDYPTRSSGATPTTRDTNRNYESSPLVASINEVEYHPTTEDLMLSMFQESKFIVPRHTNHVTGESHRTGDKSAVWKTRIST, encoded by the exons atgtCTACTAATAATTTATCATCAGTTTTAAAGTCTTGTTCAGAAAGTGAGTTGATCAATGAAGTGTCCGATAACAGTATGACACAGAAGCAGGTGGAAGGATCCCGATTAAAACGTACATTTACTCTGCCTCGCAATCCTTTCGGAACTACGAAACCTGGATCCAGCAAAAATAAGAGCAGTGAAAATGAAAGCAAACCAGCAAGTGCCAGTTCCACACTCTCAGAGGCTCCTAAAGACGAGAATGGTGTAGAAAGGAAGTTGTTTAGAAGGCCATCATGGAAAAGATTCCTAAACAAGATAGCGCAACACATGAGCACTGTTCACGTATCAGGC GTAAAGTCCGCACCAGTCCTCATGAATGGTGAGCGTGTTCCGTGCAGTGGGGATCCACCATGGCCCCCAGGCTCTACTCCGGCGGCCACTGGCATAAAGAACCATGGCAACACATGCTACATGAATGCTGTCCTACAATGTCTCTCACATACAGATGTTATcgctgaatattttgttttggaacATTACAAA GTGGATCTAcaaaaaaggaataaaataaattctaagaaGTATGGTACTCGGGGTGAGGTAACTGAACAACTGGCAGCGATTTTGAAAGCTCTCTGGGCATGTCACTATACACCCGATATGAGTACTGCTTTTAag AGTGCAGTGGAAAGGCATGGCACACAATATAGGGGAAACAGTCAACATGATGcacaagaatttttattttggctaTTAGATAAAGTTCATGAAGATTTAAATACAGCtactaagaaaaaatataaaacaattaag AATACATGTGGTAAGCCTGATGAAGTGGTTGCAGCTGAAACATTAGCAAATCATGCAAGGAGAAATAGCTCATTTGTACAGGCTGTTTTCCAAGCTCAGTACag gtCAGCACTGACATGTGCAAAATGTGAGCGCACATCATGTACATTTGACCCATTCCATTGTGTGAGTGTGCAGCTACCTTCTCGACTGGCCACCACTCAACCCTCCCCACTACCTGTCAAT GTAGTATATGTGAATCAGCAGCCACGGCAAGTGCGAATAGGTGTGGAATTAACACCAAACATGACCATGGATGAACTGAGGACAACACTACACAATGACACAGGGATTGATAGGGACCACATCATTATGGCAGAAATTAATGAAATGG GTTGGTGCAACGCCCGAGCGGGATGGGAGGTGGCGGGTATAGACTTCGGCGCTCTATACTGCATGGAAGCGCCGCCATTACTGCAGACGCCGACCACTCCCTACCTCCTCATCTTATGGGTCAATTTGCTGGAAGGAGAAAGATTCG GTTCGCCTTACGCCATGCAAGTGCCTCGCGAGATCTCGTACGAGGACTTGCAGAAGCTGATGCTGAAGGAGATGTGCCAGGTGGTCGCCGAGCGAGTGCTGGAGAACTCGCAGGGGCCGGAGATCTTCCGCGCCAGGATCGCTGAGGCGCATCGCCCTAGGGATCCCGCGTATTTGCAGCCAGAG CTTCCGCACCCGTTATTTTCTCTGGACGTAGAGCAGGCGTTGTGCGCTCACGACAAGCATCCTCATCTACGACTCGAACTGCTGTGGGACGCCGCGCATAGGGACAG TATAATCCGCGAGGCTAGCGAGTCGTGCGAGGTGCACGTGTCGGCGGCGGGGTCGGCGGCGCCGCTCACGCTGCACGCGTGCCTCGCGCACTACACGCGCGCCGAGCATCTCGCGCAGGAAGACGCATGGAG aTGTCCCCAGTGTCAGCGGTATATGCCTGTGGTGAAAACTCTGGGTCTGTGGTCACTTCCAGATATTTTAGTAATACATTTAAAGCGGTTTAGACA GCAAGCCAAAGGTCGTACGAGCACAAAGTTAACAGCAATGGTAGAGTTCCCTTTGAACGATTTCGACATGACTCCACATCTCGTTAGGAGGAACATGCAAGTAGCGGAGTCGCCCGGACACTCGCGATCTCCTAAACGACGGCACTCTAAGACGCCCGCCACCAACCCGCACGAGAACATGTACGACCTGTATGCCATCTGCTACCACCACGGCGATGATCTCGAGACTGGGCATTACACGGCAGCTTGTAAGAACCCTTACGACGGCCATTGGTACAAATTCGATGATTCCAAAGTCACACCAGTCGATGATGAAAATGCTTATAGTGAACTAGTTGATAACACGGCTTATATGCTTTTCTATAAGCGCAAAAAACCAACTGTCACACATTCTTGTTCTTCTGACGACCACAACGGTCATTGGGCGTTACGTATGCCTAAATATGTGAAACGAACGACCGAAACTGTAAACGAATTAACGGAGGTGAAGGAAGAGAGCGTTATTGAAGAAGTTAAGATCGAGCCGCCTGCTAACGAGCATGATTCGGAATCTGATATCACAGCTCCAACGCACAGCCCCTCACTGTCCCGAAGTGTTGCCAGTCTTCCCGACGATAGCATTAGTGAAGTGACTTCTCCTGTGAAGCATACCGTGTGTGTGACTGTTATACACAATCCTGTAGTGCAGTCGCCGGCGCTACAGCGGCCACTCATAGTTGAAGTGAACGGGAACAGCAGGAATAGCGCAAATGACGACACTAGCGAAAACGAAAACGAAACGAGCGTGTCACTCGAGCCGTACATACACAAGGATGTTCACGTCAATCCTAAGATGACGCCAGTGGACACGCGGCGGCCGCGCTCCGTGGACTACCCCACGCGGTCCAGCGGCGCCACGCCCACCACCAGGGACACCAACAGGAACTATGAGAGCTCTCCACTTGTAGCTAGCATTAACGAAGTCGAATACCATCCCACCACCGAGGATCTAATGTTGTCCATGTTCCAGGAATCAAAGTTCATTGTTCCTAGGCATACCAACCATGTTACAGGGGAATCTCATAGGACAG GAGACAAGTCTGCCGTTTGGAAAACTCGAATATCTACATGA
- the LOC110377503 gene encoding uncharacterized protein LOC110377503, giving the protein MQRFINSFILFCWYLVSSDGHLKNLAWNGGPLHLKCEFSPDLWMRGGYIKDNVIAVKAVLYNDDIYVITPRMKQGVMATLWLIIREKNSVELQPYPELRDHKLSDCNAIQNAVDFYLDHLGKLWILDTGVIDTLSNPQCTCPPKVVVVNLLLGKLIKRIDISSLMEANSLLQNIVVEYSLGGNAFIYASDASRGAILVHEVSTGAGWSVVTCGPATGLQISLVKRVTHAVLILVRLHYPGIIELDTTTLRRKDSLTPMTVFGEHSKPVVLLGADNFHVYLRHTECSDVLVWNSRDAYNSSCLDNIHSAGPRMTTTSVAADPLKNVLIVLDSNYLDTLQGNSATYHKISFINKNV; this is encoded by the exons ATGCAGAGATTTATTAActctttcatattattttgttggtaTTTAGTGAGTTCTGATGGTCATTTAAAGAATTTAGCTTGGAACGGCGGACCGCTGCACCTGAAATGTGAATTCAGTCCGGATTTGTGGATGAGAGGCGGATACATAAAGGATAACGTGATAGCTGTGAAGGCGGTGCTGTATAACGATGACATCTACGTCATCACtcctag AATGAAGCAAGGTGTGATGGCGACACTCTGGCTGATCATTCGCGAGAAGAACAGCGTGGAACTCCAGCCGTACCCAGAACTGCGAGAccataaactaagcgactgtaATGCAATACAAAATGCCGTAGACTTCTATCTGGATCATCTA GGAAAACTGTGGATATTGGACACTGGCGTTATCGACACACTGTCGAACCCGCAATGCACTTGCCCGCCGAAGGTGGTCGTCGTTAATCTTCTCCTAGGCAAACTGATCAAGCGCATCGATATCTCTTCTCTTATGGAAGCCAACTCCTTGCTGCAGAACATCGTCGTTGAATATTCTTTAGGAGGCAACGCTTTCAT ATATGCATCGGACGCGTCTCGTGGAGCAATCCTGGTGCACGAAGTGTCGACTGGAGCCGGCTGGTCGGTGGTGACGTGTGGCCCTGCAACTGGCCTGCAGATATCGTTGGTGAAGCGAGTGACACACGCCGTCTTGATCCTCGTCAGGCTACACTACCCTGGGATTATTGAGTTGGATACCACTACTCTACGAAGAAAAGATTCTCTCACTCCGATGACAG tatttggtGAGCACAGCAAGCCAGTTGTGCTATTGGGGGCAGACAATTTCCACGTATATCTTCGTCATACTGAATGTTCAGACGTGTTAGTATGGAACTCTCGGGACGCCTACAACTCGTCATGCCTCGACAACATACACTCGGCGGGCCCACGAATGACGACCACCTCTGTAGCCGCTGACCCTTTGAAAAATGTACTAATTGTTCTCGATTCTAACTACTTAGATACACTTCAAGGAAATTCAGCCACGTatcataaaattagttttataaacaaaaatgtttaa